Part of the Deltaproteobacteria bacterium genome, CTGAAGGTGGACCACCCCGACATCTGCGAGTTCATCACCTGCAAGCAGGACAACAGCCGGCTGAACAACTTCAATATATCCGTGGGGGTCACGGAAGAGTTCATGCAGGCGGTTCTGGAAAACGCCGAGTACCCCCTTGTCAACCCCAGCTCCGGGCAGATAACCGACTACCTCAACGCGCGGGACGTGTTCGGCAAAATCGTCGAGTCGGCGTGGAAGAACGGAGAACCGGGGATAATATTCCTGGACAGAATAAACAGGGACAACCCTACCCCCGGCGAAGGGGAGATAGAGAGCACCAATCCCTGCGGTGAGCAGCCGCTCCTCCCCTTCGAATCCTGCAACCTCGGCTCCATCAACCTGGCACGGATGGTGACGAGGGATGGGGAAGGGTACGCGATCGATTACGAAAAGCTGCGCGACAGGGTGTTTCAGGCCGTGCGTTTCCTCGACAACGTGATCGACATGAACAATTACCCCCTCCCGGAGATACGGGAGATGACCCTGAGCAACCGGAAAATCGGCCTCGGCGTCATGGGGTTCGCCGACCTGCTCCTCCGGCTCAGGAAACCCTACAACACGGAGGAGGCCCTCACCACGGCAAGGGAGGTCATGAGCTTCATACAGGAGGAATCGGAAAGAGCTTCCCGGGAGCTGGCCAAAACCCGGGGGCCCTTCCCCAACTTCTCGAACAGCATTTATGCGGGAAACGGAAAGATGCCGCTGAGAAACGCCACCACCACAACCATCGCGCCGACAGGCACGATCAGCATCATCTCGTCCTGCTCGAGCGGCATCGAGCCCCTCTTCGCCCTCGTGTTCGTGCGAAACGTCATGGACAACGACAGGCTCCTCGAGGCGAACCCGATTTTTGAGGAGGAACTCAGAAACCTGGGGCTCTATTCCGAAGAGTTGATGGAAAAAGTTTCCGAAAGCGGCTCGATCATCGATTTCGACGAGTTCCCCGCCGGGGTGAGAGATGTATTCGTTACCGCCTTCGATGTCTCACCGACCTGGCATCTCCGGATGCAGGCCGCATTCCAGGAATCCGTGGACAATGCCGTCTCCAAGACGGTCAACTTTCCCAACCAGGCCACGAAAGAGGACGTTTCCGACGTATTCCACCTCGCTTACGAGCTCGGGTGCAAGGGGGTGACCGTCTACAGGGACGGGTCGAGAGAGGAGCAGGTGCTTACCGTGGGGAAGACAGCGCTCACCGACGGCCGGGAAGGGGCAAAAAGGCTGGACCTGGAAAAGATGGTCGGCCCGAGGCCACGGCCCGACTCGCTCGTGGGCATCACGAAGGAGATGAAAACGGGGTGCGGGAAGCTGTACATCACCATGAACATGGACGAAAAGGGCCTCTTTGAGATATTCAACCAGATGGGCAAGGCGGGAGGGTGCGCATCGAGCCAGTCCGAGGCGATCGGCCGGCTCGTGTCTCTCGCCCTCCGCTCCGAGGTAGACCCGCGAACCATCATCAAGCAGCTGAAAGGGATCAGCTGTCAGATGAACTCCTGGGCAAATGGAGACCGGATCCTCTCCTGCGCCGACGCCGTGGGCAAGGCGCTGGAGTGGTACCTCAAAACCTATGAGGAGATCCTGCCCCTTCGCGAGGAGGGGGCAGCCGGCGGGGCGTTGCCGGCAAACAAGCGCCCGATAGATCATTCCGGCGCCGCCCTCACCGCATCCGAACACGCCATGGTCAGGGGCGCTTGCCCCGACTGCGGTTCTCAGGTGGAAATGCAGGAGGGCTGTCTCAAATGCCGCTCCTGCGGCTACACGGAGTGCTGATCTTCCCGTGAGAAAGGGTATCGATCGATGGACCTGAAGAGAGGGGTGTTCATAACCTTCGAAGGCATAGAGGGTTCCGGAAAGACCACCCAGATCAGGAAACTGCGCGTCTTTCTCCAGGGGGCCGACTGCACCGTCATATCGACCAGGGAGCCCGGAGGGACGCCGGTTGCCGACATGATCCGCGACGTGCTCCTGACGGAGCACAGCGAGAAGGTTACCGACAAGGCCGAGCTCCTCCTTTACCTCGCAAGCAGGGCGCAGCACGTCCACTCGGTCATAAAGCCCGCCCTGTACCAGGGGATCATCGTCCTGTGCGACCGGTTTTTGGACGCCACCATCGCGTACCAGGGGTACGGGAG contains:
- a CDS encoding vitamin B12-dependent ribonucleotide reductase; translation: MVEKYGNMPVNENSLRVLKRRYLKKDEEGATVETPEDMIARVSYNIALAEGIHYGKGYREVLECAETFYRMINSLEFMPNSPTLMNAGKELQQLSACFVIPVDDSMESIFDAVKYTALIHKSGGGTGFSFSRLRPKNDVVRSTKGISSGPISFMTVFDAATETIKQGGTRRGANMGILKVDHPDICEFITCKQDNSRLNNFNISVGVTEEFMQAVLENAEYPLVNPSSGQITDYLNARDVFGKIVESAWKNGEPGIIFLDRINRDNPTPGEGEIESTNPCGEQPLLPFESCNLGSINLARMVTRDGEGYAIDYEKLRDRVFQAVRFLDNVIDMNNYPLPEIREMTLSNRKIGLGVMGFADLLLRLRKPYNTEEALTTAREVMSFIQEESERASRELAKTRGPFPNFSNSIYAGNGKMPLRNATTTTIAPTGTISIISSCSSGIEPLFALVFVRNVMDNDRLLEANPIFEEELRNLGLYSEELMEKVSESGSIIDFDEFPAGVRDVFVTAFDVSPTWHLRMQAAFQESVDNAVSKTVNFPNQATKEDVSDVFHLAYELGCKGVTVYRDGSREEQVLTVGKTALTDGREGAKRLDLEKMVGPRPRPDSLVGITKEMKTGCGKLYITMNMDEKGLFEIFNQMGKAGGCASSQSEAIGRLVSLALRSEVDPRTIIKQLKGISCQMNSWANGDRILSCADAVGKALEWYLKTYEEILPLREEGAAGGALPANKRPIDHSGAALTASEHAMVRGACPDCGSQVEMQEGCLKCRSCGYTEC